In Microtus ochrogaster isolate Prairie Vole_2 chromosome 4, MicOch1.0, whole genome shotgun sequence, one genomic interval encodes:
- the Tomm7 gene encoding mitochondrial import receptor subunit TOM7 homolog produces the protein MVKLSKEAKQRLQQLFKGGQFAIRWGFIPLVIYLGFTRGADPGMPEPSVLSLLWG, from the coding sequence ATGGTGAAGCTGAGTAAAGAAGCTAAACAGAGGCTGCAGCAGCTCTTCAAGGGCGGCCAGTTTGCCATCCGCTGGGGCTTCATTCCTCTCGTGATTTACCTGGGATTTACGAGGGGTGCAGATCCTGGAATGCCTGAACCATCAGTTTTAAGCCTACTTTGGGGATAA
- the LOC101999663 gene encoding tetratricopeptide repeat protein 30A2, which produces MAWQSNSKIPDGEFTAVVYRLIRDSRYSEAVQLLAAELQRSPRSRAGLSLLAYCYYRLQEFELAAECYEQLSQMHPELEQYRLYQAQALYKACLYPEATRVAFLLDNPTYQTRVLRLQAAIKYSEGDLPGARSLVEQLLSGEAGEDSGGENDPDGLVNMGCLLYKEGHYETACSKFFAALQACGYQPDVSYNLALACYSNRHYAPALKHIANIIERGIRQHPELGVGMTTEGIDVRSVGNTVVLHQTALVEAFNLKAAIEYQLRNYEAAQEALTDMPPRAEEELDPVTLHNQALMNMDARPTEGFEKLQFLLQQNPFPPETFGNLLLLYCKYEYFDLAADVLAENAHLTYKFLTPYLYDFLDAMITCQTAPEEAFVKLDGLAGMLTEQLRRLTKQVQEARHNRDDEIVIKAVNEYDETLEKYIPVLMAQAKIYWNLENYPMVEKIFRKSVEFCNDHDVWKLNVAHVLFMQENKYKEAIGFYEPIVKKNYDNILSVSAIVLANLCVSYIMTSQNEEAEELMRKIEKEEEQLSYGDPDKKIYHLCIVNLVIGTLYCAKGNYDFGISRVIKSLEPYHKKLGTDTWYYAKRCFLSLLENMSKHTIMLRDTVIQECVQFLEHCEIFGRNIPAVIEQPLEEERMHIGKNTVTYESRQLKALIYEIIGWNM; this is translated from the exons ATGGCCTGGCAAAGCAACTCTAAAATTCCCGACGGTGAGTTCACGGCCGTGGTCTACCGGCTCATCCGCGACTCCCGCTACTCAGAGGCAGTGCAGCTGCTGGCCGCCGAGCTGCAGAGGAGCCCCCGCAGCCGCGCCGGGCTGTCGCTGCTGGCCTACTGCTACTACCGCCTGCAGGAGTTCGAGCTCGCTGCAGAGTGCTATGAGCAGCTCAGCCAGATGCACCCGGAACTCGAACAGTACCGCCTCTACCAGGCTCAGGCGCTGTACAAGGCCTGCTTGTATCCCGAGGCCACGCGGGTCGCCTTCCTCCTGGACAACCCCACCTATCAGACTCGCGTCCTTCGTCTCCAGGCTGCTATCAAGTACAGCGAGGGCGAcctgccaggagccaggagcctgGTGGAGCAGCTCCTGAGTGGGGAAGCTGGAGAAGACAGTGGAGGGGAGAATGACCCAGATGGTTTGGTCAACATGGGTTGTCTGCTCTACAAGGAGGGACACTATGAAACTGCCTGTTCCAAGTTCTTTGCAGCCCTGCAGGCTTGTGGCTACCAGCCTGATGTATCTTACAACCTGGCTTTAGCTTGTTACAGCAACAGGCACTATGCCCCAGCTCTGAAGCATATCGCCAACATCATTGAGAGAGGCATCCGTCAGCACCCAGAGCTAGGTGTGGGCATGACCACCGAAGGCATTGATGTCCGAAGTGTTGGCAACACCGTAGTCCTTCACCAGACGGCACTGGTCGAAGCCTTCAACCTCAAGGCAGCTATTGAGTACCAACTGAGAAACTACGAGGCGGCCCAGGAAGCCCTCACTGACATGCCGCCCAGGGCAGAGGAAGAGTTGGACCCTGTGACCCTGCACAACCAGGCTCTGATGAACATGGATGCCAGACCTACGGAGGGGTTTGAGAAGCTCCAGTTCCTGCTGCAGCAGAACCCCTTTCCCCCAGAGACCTTCGGCAACCTGCTGCTGCTCTACTGTAAATATGAGTACTTTGACCTGGCAGCTGATGTCCTGGCAGAGAATGCCCACTTGACGTACAAGTTCCTCACGCCCTATCTCTATGACTTCTTGGATGCCATGATCACTTGCCAGACAGCTCCCGAAGAGGCTTTCGTAAAGCTGGACGGGCTAGCTGGCATGCTGACTGAGCAGCTCAGGAGACTCACCAAACAAGTGCAGGAAGCAAGACACAACAGAGATGATGAAATTGTCATAAAGGCCGTGAATGAATACGATGAAACTCTCGAGAAGTATATCCCTGTCCTCATGGCCCAAGCAAAAATCTACTGGAATCTTGAAAACTATCCCATGGTGGAGAAGATCTTCCGCAAATCTGTGGAATTCTGCAATGACCATGATGTGTGGAAGCTGAATGTGGCCCACGTCCTCTTCATGCAGGAAAACAAGTACAAAGAGGCCATTGGCTTCTATGAGCCCATCGTCAAGAAGAACTACGACAACATCCTGAGCGTCAGCGCCATTGTCCTAGCCAACCTCTGTGTCTCCTACATCATGACAAGTCAGAATGAGGAAGCCGAGGAACTGATGAGGAAgattgagaaggaggaagaacaactCTCCTATGGTGACCCAGACAAGAAAATCTACCACCTCTGCATTGTGAACTTGGTAATAGGAACACTCTACTGTGCCAAAGGAAACTATGACTTTG GTATCTCCAGGGTTATCAAGAGCCTGGAGCCTTACCATAAAAAGCTAGGAACTGATACGTGGTATTATGCCAAAAGATGCTTCCTGTCCTTGCTAGAAAACATGTCAAAACACACGATCATGCTGAGGGACACAGTTATTCAAGAATGTGTCCAGTTTCTAGAGCACTGTGAAATTTTTGGCAGAAACATCCCTGCTGTTATAGAACAGCctttggaggaagagagaatgcaCATTGGGAAGAATACAGTCACGTATGAGTCCAGACAGTTGAAAGCTTTGATTTATGAGATCATAGGGTGGAATATGTAG